A single window of Micrococcaceae bacterium Sec5.1 DNA harbors:
- a CDS encoding DUF4041 domain-containing protein, whose product MKQRLEQTGTAAASYVELNDGLVLQEVGIYRYHHPLENAASYRDRLGEIETRIADLVRAGGAIIKSNMFTFDNSLAKGRRMTEDLAKLMLRAYNAESDNSIRSLKLGNVITAKRRLEASRVAIAKLGALMEMHISDEFHNLRLEEIELTADWLMKKQEEKEAQREERARLREEQRVEKELAEERSRLAKERSHLINALTALGASGQYDTELEQRLREVDEAIAQNDFRAANIRAGYIYVISNRGAFGEGVVKIGLTRRLEPEQRVAELSGASVPFRFDVHTLYFSEDAVTLENELHKHFAARALNQANLRKEFFFATPAEVRDVLERKIGNLLEFTEHADATEYFQSVGYWPQRDDNQLTEQK is encoded by the coding sequence TTGAAGCAGCGTCTTGAACAGACCGGGACGGCGGCAGCGTCGTATGTTGAGCTAAACGACGGACTGGTACTGCAAGAGGTCGGCATCTATCGCTACCACCACCCACTTGAGAACGCGGCCTCCTACCGTGACAGGCTGGGTGAGATCGAAACACGCATCGCTGACCTGGTACGGGCCGGTGGCGCTATCATCAAGTCCAACATGTTCACCTTCGACAATTCCTTGGCCAAGGGGCGGCGCATGACCGAGGACTTGGCAAAACTCATGCTTAGGGCATATAACGCCGAATCTGACAACAGCATCCGGTCACTGAAACTCGGCAACGTCATAACCGCGAAACGGCGCTTGGAAGCATCGCGAGTGGCCATCGCCAAGCTCGGAGCACTTATGGAAATGCACATCAGCGATGAATTCCATAACCTCCGCTTGGAAGAGATTGAGCTGACAGCTGACTGGTTGATGAAGAAGCAGGAAGAAAAAGAAGCCCAACGTGAAGAGCGGGCCCGCCTTCGCGAAGAACAACGCGTTGAGAAGGAACTCGCCGAGGAACGCTCCCGGCTGGCCAAGGAACGTTCGCATCTCATCAATGCCCTTACTGCCCTCGGCGCTTCCGGCCAATATGACACTGAACTTGAACAGCGGCTGAGAGAAGTCGATGAGGCCATCGCCCAGAATGACTTCCGTGCTGCCAATATCAGGGCCGGGTATATCTATGTGATATCTAACCGGGGAGCCTTTGGCGAAGGAGTTGTGAAGATCGGCCTCACACGCCGGCTGGAGCCAGAACAACGCGTAGCCGAACTCAGTGGCGCATCTGTCCCCTTCCGATTCGACGTTCACACCCTGTACTTCTCTGAAGATGCAGTCACCCTTGAGAACGAACTCCACAAACACTTCGCGGCCCGCGCCCTGAACCAGGCAAACCTCCGGAAAGAGTTCTTCTTCGCTACACCAGCCGAGGTACGCGACGTCCTGGAGCGTAAAATCGGCAACCTGCTCGAGTTCACAGAGCATGCTGACGCAACCGAATACTTCCAGTCTGTCGGTTACTGGCCCCAACGAGACGATAACCAACTCACCGAACAGAAGTGA
- a CDS encoding TIM barrel protein, producing MTYTVNCSILLTELPLLERPAAAKAAGFDAVEFWWPFETSVPTDAQVTEFENAIKDAGVQLTGLNFNAGNMPGGDRGLVSWPARSTEFQDNIDVVAGIGERLGCKAFNALYGNRIDGESAEKQDAIGAENLATAAAGVARIGGTVLLEPVSGAPKYPLLTAEDALKVIARVKAESGAQNIKLLADFYHLAVNGDDVESVIENHAKDFGHIQIADNPGRGAPGTGTLPLGEWIARSRELGYDGYIGLEYKEPQESAFSWAIRQRANAN from the coding sequence ATGACGTACACAGTGAACTGCTCCATCCTCCTGACGGAACTGCCCTTGCTCGAGCGCCCCGCCGCCGCGAAGGCAGCCGGTTTTGACGCCGTCGAGTTCTGGTGGCCCTTCGAGACCTCCGTCCCCACCGACGCACAAGTAACCGAATTCGAGAACGCCATCAAGGACGCCGGCGTTCAGCTCACGGGTCTGAACTTCAACGCCGGCAACATGCCTGGCGGGGATCGCGGCCTGGTCTCCTGGCCGGCACGCTCCACCGAGTTCCAGGACAACATCGACGTTGTCGCCGGCATCGGTGAGCGCCTCGGCTGCAAGGCCTTCAACGCCCTCTACGGCAACCGCATCGACGGCGAATCCGCCGAGAAGCAGGACGCCATCGGTGCCGAAAACCTCGCAACCGCAGCGGCCGGCGTCGCACGTATTGGCGGAACTGTCCTCCTCGAACCGGTCAGCGGCGCACCCAAGTACCCGCTCCTCACCGCTGAAGACGCCCTCAAGGTCATCGCCCGCGTCAAGGCAGAATCCGGCGCCCAGAACATCAAGCTCCTCGCCGACTTCTACCACCTGGCAGTCAACGGCGACGACGTCGAATCCGTCATCGAGAACCACGCCAAGGACTTCGGCCACATCCAGATCGCCGACAACCCCGGCCGCGGCGCTCCCGGAACCGGCACCCTCCCCCTCGGCGAATGGATCGCCCGCAGCCGCGAACTCGGCTACGACGGCTACATCGGCCTCGAGTACAAGGAACCGCAGGAATCGGCCTTCAGCTGGGCCATCCGCCAGCGCGCCAACGCCAACTAG
- the gcl gene encoding glyoxylate carboligase, which translates to MAKMRTVDAAVAILEKEGATEAFGLPGAAINPFYSAMRAHGGIRHTLARHVEGASHMADGYSRAADGNIGICIGTSGPAGTDMITGLYAAQADSIPMLCITGQAPVAKLHKEDFQAVDIESIAKPLTKFAMTILEPGQVPGAFQKAFQLMRSGRPGPVLLDLPIDVQMAEIEFDIDAYEPLPVEKPRASRKQLEKALDMLTSAQHPLIVAGGGIINAGASAQLVELAEILNVPVIPTLMGWGSIPDDHQLMAGMVGLQTSHRYGNETFLQSDFVIGIGNRWANRHTGGLDTYTAGRKFVHIDIEPTQIGRVFSPDLGIASDAGAALDGLLELARERQAAKTLPDYSGWVAECQERKGSLHRKTNFDNVPIKPQRVYQEMNKAFGRDTTYVSTIGLSQIAGAQMLHVFGARKWINAGQAGPLGWTAPAALGVVRGTPDATVVALSGDYDFQFMIEELAVGAQFNLPYIHVVVNNSYLGLIRQSQRGFNMEQNVSLAFENINSPETNGYGVDHIKVAEGLGCKAIRVEDPNDLPAAFDKAKALMGEFKVPVVVEVILEKITNISMGVEINGVNEFEELAETAADAPTAILTKA; encoded by the coding sequence ATGGCTAAGATGCGCACCGTTGATGCGGCAGTCGCCATCCTGGAAAAGGAAGGCGCCACCGAGGCTTTCGGCCTGCCAGGCGCAGCGATCAACCCCTTCTACTCAGCAATGCGTGCCCACGGCGGCATCCGCCACACGCTGGCCCGCCACGTTGAAGGCGCCAGCCACATGGCTGACGGCTACAGCCGCGCAGCTGATGGCAACATCGGCATCTGCATCGGCACGTCGGGCCCCGCAGGCACGGACATGATCACCGGCCTGTACGCAGCCCAGGCCGATTCGATCCCCATGCTCTGCATCACCGGCCAGGCACCCGTTGCCAAGCTGCACAAGGAAGACTTCCAGGCCGTGGACATCGAGTCCATCGCCAAGCCGTTGACCAAGTTCGCAATGACCATCCTGGAACCGGGTCAGGTTCCCGGCGCGTTCCAGAAAGCTTTCCAGCTGATGCGTTCAGGTCGTCCGGGCCCGGTCCTGCTGGACCTGCCCATCGATGTTCAGATGGCCGAGATCGAGTTCGACATCGACGCCTACGAGCCCCTGCCGGTGGAGAAGCCCAGGGCTTCCCGCAAGCAGCTGGAAAAGGCCCTGGACATGTTGACCTCGGCCCAGCACCCGCTGATCGTTGCCGGTGGCGGCATCATCAACGCCGGCGCTTCGGCCCAGCTGGTTGAGCTGGCCGAGATCCTGAACGTTCCGGTTATCCCGACGCTGATGGGTTGGGGCTCCATCCCGGACGACCACCAGCTGATGGCCGGCATGGTTGGCCTGCAGACTTCGCACCGCTACGGCAACGAGACGTTCCTGCAGAGCGACTTCGTGATCGGCATCGGCAACCGTTGGGCCAACCGCCACACCGGCGGCCTGGACACCTACACTGCCGGCCGTAAGTTCGTGCACATCGACATCGAGCCGACGCAGATCGGTCGCGTTTTCTCGCCGGACTTGGGCATTGCGTCCGACGCCGGTGCGGCGCTGGACGGTCTGTTGGAACTGGCACGCGAACGCCAGGCAGCCAAGACCCTGCCGGACTACTCGGGCTGGGTTGCCGAGTGCCAGGAGCGCAAGGGCTCCCTGCACCGCAAGACCAACTTCGACAACGTGCCCATCAAGCCGCAGCGCGTGTACCAGGAGATGAACAAGGCCTTCGGCCGCGACACCACCTACGTGTCCACCATTGGCCTGTCGCAGATCGCCGGCGCACAGATGCTGCACGTGTTCGGTGCGCGCAAATGGATCAACGCAGGCCAGGCCGGACCGCTGGGGTGGACCGCTCCCGCCGCTCTGGGCGTTGTTCGTGGAACCCCGGATGCCACCGTTGTTGCCCTGTCCGGTGACTACGATTTCCAGTTCATGATCGAGGAACTGGCCGTTGGCGCACAGTTCAACCTGCCGTACATCCACGTTGTGGTGAACAACAGCTACCTGGGCCTGATCCGTCAGAGCCAGCGCGGCTTCAACATGGAACAGAACGTTTCCCTGGCCTTCGAGAACATCAACTCCCCGGAGACCAACGGTTACGGCGTGGACCACATCAAGGTTGCCGAAGGTCTGGGCTGCAAGGCCATCCGCGTTGAGGACCCCAACGATCTGCCTGCCGCTTTCGACAAGGCCAAGGCACTCATGGGCGAGTTCAAGGTTCCCGTCGTTGTTGAAGTGATCCTGGAAAAGATCACCAACATCTCCATGGGCGTTGAGATCAACGGCGTGAACGAGTTCGAAGAGCTGGCAGAGACCGCGGCGGACGCTCCGACCGCGATCCTGACCAAGGCTTAA
- a CDS encoding glycerate kinase: MRVVIAPDKFKGSLSAPDVARHLATGLLAGFGQTGLEATRIPVADGGEGTIDAAIGSGFTRRTTAVTGPLGEPVKADFAVRDQEAVIEMAAASGLALLPDGPTSETARNATSIGTGELIRAAMDLGCRKIILGVGGSANTDAGAGVLQGLGAVFLDKDGNELPGGGAALAEVDSIDFSNFDVRIEATEFVLASDVDNPLLGSSGAPAIFGPQKGATPDDVTSLDAAASHFVDVLAATTGQHAKYAAKAEGAGAAGGVGYIAIAALNAERRPGIDVVLEFTDLEQRLKGADLVITGEGSLDEQSLLGKTPMGVSRAAQKAGVPVIAVCGRSTLSREQLTDAGFHTVHALTDMETDVQKCIAEAGPLLEQLGKHIGVYLAERTENKEYLNV; the protein is encoded by the coding sequence ATGCGTGTTGTCATCGCCCCGGACAAATTCAAGGGCTCGCTGTCCGCGCCCGACGTCGCCAGGCATCTCGCAACAGGATTGCTGGCAGGCTTCGGACAAACCGGGCTCGAGGCAACACGCATTCCGGTCGCCGACGGCGGCGAAGGAACCATCGACGCCGCCATCGGCTCGGGCTTCACCCGCCGGACCACTGCCGTCACCGGCCCGTTGGGCGAACCGGTGAAGGCAGACTTCGCAGTGCGGGACCAGGAAGCAGTCATCGAAATGGCGGCTGCTTCAGGCCTCGCACTCCTGCCGGACGGCCCCACGAGTGAAACAGCACGTAACGCCACCAGCATCGGCACGGGCGAACTCATCCGCGCCGCGATGGACCTCGGCTGCCGCAAGATCATCCTGGGTGTGGGCGGCAGCGCCAACACCGACGCGGGCGCTGGAGTTCTTCAGGGTCTCGGCGCCGTGTTCCTGGACAAGGACGGCAACGAGCTCCCCGGCGGCGGTGCGGCTCTCGCTGAAGTAGACAGCATCGACTTCTCCAACTTCGACGTCCGTATCGAGGCAACGGAGTTCGTGTTGGCGTCCGACGTCGACAATCCCCTTTTGGGGTCAAGCGGAGCCCCAGCCATCTTCGGTCCGCAGAAGGGCGCGACGCCGGACGACGTCACCTCGCTCGACGCAGCAGCAAGCCACTTCGTGGACGTGCTCGCAGCAACCACAGGCCAGCACGCCAAGTACGCCGCCAAGGCAGAAGGCGCTGGAGCAGCAGGCGGCGTTGGCTACATTGCCATCGCGGCACTGAACGCTGAGCGGCGGCCGGGTATCGACGTCGTGCTTGAATTTACTGACCTTGAACAGAGACTGAAGGGCGCCGATCTGGTGATCACCGGAGAAGGCAGCCTGGACGAACAAAGCCTGCTCGGCAAGACCCCCATGGGCGTCTCCCGCGCAGCACAGAAGGCCGGGGTCCCCGTGATCGCAGTCTGCGGCCGGAGTACCCTGAGCCGGGAACAACTCACGGATGCCGGCTTCCACACGGTCCACGCTTTGACCGACATGGAAACTGATGTCCAGAAATGTATCGCTGAAGCCGGTCCGTTGCTTGAACAATTAGGTAAGCACATAGGCGTGTACCTGGCGGAACGGACCGAAAACAAGGAGTACCTCAATGTCTGA